A portion of the Bradyrhizobium sp. CCGUVB1N3 genome contains these proteins:
- the tnpB gene encoding IS66 family insertion sequence element accessory protein TnpB (TnpB, as the term is used for proteins encoded by IS66 family insertion elements, is considered an accessory protein, since TnpC, encoded by a neighboring gene, is a DDE family transposase.) yields MFRLGADLKVYLHRESIDFRAGINSLAVLVQETMALDPFAPAVFAFCNRRRDRMKLLFFDRSGFVLILKRLTEDKFRWPGREAAVITLTTEQLHWILDGIDIDAMVRHPVRQYQVAG; encoded by the coding sequence ATGTTCAGACTGGGCGCTGACCTGAAAGTCTATCTGCACCGTGAGTCGATCGACTTCCGGGCCGGCATCAACAGCCTTGCGGTTCTGGTCCAGGAAACGATGGCGCTCGATCCGTTTGCTCCGGCGGTTTTTGCGTTCTGCAATCGCCGTCGCGACCGGATGAAGCTCCTGTTCTTCGATCGGTCCGGCTTTGTGCTGATCCTGAAACGGCTGACCGAGGACAAGTTCCGGTGGCCGGGCCGCGAGGCAGCGGTGATCACGCTTACGACCGAGCAATTGCACTGGATCCTCGACGGGATCGATATCGATGCGATGGTCCGCCATCCGGTGCGGCAATATCAGGTTGCTGGTTGA
- a CDS encoding reverse transcriptase domain-containing protein, with protein sequence MSGKRQKTQYELALATEDRGETRGRGCEGTEPLVAKPNPESPAFAKPLMEEVCARGNLEIAWKRVQGNKGGPGVDGMTIEDAKGYLRQHWPNIRSQLLEGTYQPQPVKRVEIPKPDGGVRKLGVPCVVDRLIQQALLQVLQERWDPTFSEYSYGFRPERSAHQAVAQAQHYIAEGYNIVVDLDLEKFFDRVNHDSVMGRVAKRVTDKRVLKLIRAFLKAGVMEDGLVRPVEEGTPQGGPLSPLLSNLVLDDLDKEMARRGLRFCVSANFPAPFAVEYSDA encoded by the coding sequence ATGAGTGGAAAGCGGCAGAAGACCCAGTACGAGCTGGCCTTGGCAACCGAGGACAGGGGTGAAACCCGTGGCCGCGGATGCGAAGGGACCGAACCACTCGTGGCGAAGCCAAACCCCGAAAGCCCGGCTTTTGCGAAACCATTGATGGAGGAGGTGTGCGCCCGAGGAAATCTCGAAATAGCGTGGAAACGTGTGCAAGGAAACAAGGGCGGCCCCGGCGTTGATGGGATGACCATCGAAGACGCCAAAGGCTACCTGCGTCAGCACTGGCCAAACATTCGATCCCAGCTGCTCGAGGGGACCTACCAGCCGCAACCGGTCAAGAGGGTCGAAATACCCAAGCCGGACGGCGGGGTCAGAAAGCTCGGCGTGCCATGCGTCGTCGACAGACTGATCCAGCAAGCCTTGCTGCAAGTTCTCCAAGAGCGATGGGACCCGACGTTCTCTGAGTACAGTTACGGCTTCCGACCGGAACGCTCCGCTCATCAAGCGGTGGCCCAGGCGCAGCATTACATCGCCGAGGGCTACAACATCGTGGTTGATCTCGATCTCGAAAAGTTTTTCGACCGTGTCAATCATGACAGCGTGATGGGGCGCGTCGCCAAACGGGTGACCGACAAACGCGTGCTCAAACTCATCCGGGCCTTTCTCAAGGCCGGGGTGATGGAGGATGGTTTGGTCCGACCGGTGGAGGAAGGGACCCCGCAAGGGGGCCCGCTCTCGCCCCTCTTAAGCAACCTCGTGCTCGACGACCTCGACAAGGAGATGGCCCGACGCGGTCTCCGTTTCTGCGTAAGCGCGAATTTCCCCGCACCTTTTGCTGTTGAGTACTCTGATGCATGA
- a CDS encoding transposase yields the protein MSDDDQKLRVRLVGRNGRRRYDAASKDRLVAACLAPGVSVSRLALEHGVNANLLRKWVKKRTETLSVRPSSPAAFIPVQIEGTADRALSGQSRMDAVDLPATCDGVRGSAPERAATFSSPAKVSASLSNGVKLTLECGDVNVLTAIIGALGHVQTGR from the coding sequence ATGTCAGACGATGATCAGAAACTGCGGGTAAGGCTTGTTGGTCGGAACGGTCGACGCCGTTACGACGCCGCATCGAAGGACCGCCTTGTCGCGGCCTGCCTTGCGCCTGGCGTGTCGGTATCGAGACTTGCGCTCGAACATGGGGTCAATGCGAACCTTCTTCGGAAATGGGTAAAGAAGCGCACGGAGACGCTGTCTGTCCGGCCGTCCTCACCAGCGGCGTTCATCCCGGTTCAGATTGAAGGGACTGCTGATCGGGCACTGTCGGGACAGAGCCGCATGGATGCGGTGGATTTGCCGGCGACTTGTGATGGGGTGCGTGGATCGGCACCGGAAAGGGCTGCGACGTTTTCCTCTCCAGCCAAGGTGAGCGCGTCACTGTCGAACGGCGTGAAGCTGACGCTGGAATGCGGTGATGTGAATGTATTGACGGCGATCATCGGAGCACTGGGACATGTTCAGACTGGGCGCTGA
- a CDS encoding tyrosine-type recombinase/integrase: MADLSPLRRRMIEDMTVRNLSPATQRSYISAVSKFSRYFGRSPDRLELEDVRAFQVHLVSTGISWPALNQIVCALRFFYGVTLGEALIPERIPYAREPRKLPVVLSADEVVQFLEAVSSLKSRAALTTAYAAGLRASEVAGLRIEDIDSARGVIQVRHGKGAKDRNVMLSPQLLGILRTYWRLARPRLYLFPGRDQDHPIDQTVLHAACRSAVKAAGLTKRVTLHTLRHSFATHLLENGTDIRIIQVLLGHNNLSSTARYTQVATDTIRATQSPLDRLSLEVTPPR; this comes from the coding sequence ATGGCCGATTTGAGCCCTCTTCGCCGCCGCATGATCGAAGACATGACCGTCCGCAATCTGTCGCCAGCGACGCAACGATCCTACATCAGCGCGGTTTCGAAGTTCAGCCGCTATTTTGGCCGATCGCCCGACCGGTTAGAGCTGGAAGACGTCCGCGCCTTCCAGGTGCATCTGGTCTCGACCGGCATCTCATGGCCGGCGCTGAACCAGATCGTCTGTGCGCTACGGTTTTTCTACGGCGTCACGCTCGGCGAGGCGCTGATCCCGGAGCGCATTCCCTATGCGCGAGAACCGCGCAAGCTGCCGGTCGTGCTCAGCGCCGACGAAGTGGTTCAGTTCCTCGAGGCCGTGTCCAGCCTGAAGAGCCGCGCCGCGCTCACCACGGCCTATGCGGCCGGACTCAGGGCCTCCGAAGTCGCGGGACTGCGGATCGAAGACATCGACAGCGCCCGCGGCGTCATCCAGGTGCGCCACGGCAAGGGGGCGAAGGATCGCAACGTGATGCTGTCGCCCCAGCTGCTGGGCATCCTGCGCACCTACTGGCGGCTTGCCCGGCCGCGGCTTTATCTGTTCCCCGGTCGTGACCAAGATCATCCGATCGATCAGACCGTGTTGCACGCCGCCTGTCGGTCGGCGGTGAAGGCTGCGGGCCTGACTAAGCGCGTCACGCTGCACACGCTGCGCCACAGCTTCGCGACGCATCTTCTCGAGAACGGAACCGATATCCGGATCATTCAGGTCTTGCTCGGGCACAATAATTTGTCGTCGACAGCGCGCTACACGCAGGTCGCCACCGATACGATCCGGGCGACACAGAGCCCGCTCGATCGCCTGTCGCTGGAGGTGACGCCACCTAGATGA